The genome window AATGGAACTTCTGGGGATATCGATGTACTTACTCACGAAGCGGGTCATGCATTCCAAGTATATTCAAGCCGAAATATCGGTGTACCTGAGTATTTATGGCCAACAAGTGAATCAGCGGAAATCCACTCGATGAGTATGGAATTCTTCACATGGCCATGGATGGAGAACTTTTTTAAAGAAGATGTTGAAAAATACAAATTCTCCCATCTTGCCAGCGGATTAAAATTCATCCCTTATGGTGTTGCTGTTGATGAATTCCAGCATCTTGTCTACGAAAATCCGGAATGGACTCCAGATGAGCGTAAAGCTGCATGGAAGAAACTAGAGGAGGTCTATCTTCCACATCGCGATTATGATGGTCTAAGTTATCTCGAGGCTGGCGGTTTTTGGCAGCGTCAAGGACATATTTATGAGAATCCATTCTATTACATTGATTATACATTAGCGCAAATTTGTGCATTCCAATTCTGGAAACGTGATCGTGAAAACCATGAGGACGCATGGAAGGATTACCTAAATCTATGTAAACTTGGTGGATCCAAACCTTTCATAGGCTTAGTCAAAGCTGCGAATCTTCGCTCACCATTCGAAGAAGGCACCGTTGAATCGGTCATTGATTCAATTGAGGAATGGCTTGATTCGGTGGACGATAAGGCTTTATAAGGTATTGTTTGTACCAGGCACTCGGCTGCCTGGTATTTTTTTATGTTATTATCTATGTACTCGCTCGTACTCTGCAGCATAGTGAATTAAATGCTTTAATATGCTAAACTTATATTATAAATATTCTTGCTTAAAGGAGATTAACATGGTATATAAAGCACTTTTCTTAGATATTGATGGTACGATTTTAAAACCTGATCATACATATACGGAATCAACCAAAGATGCAATCAGACAGGTAAAGGATCAAGGAGTCGAAGTCTTTCTTGCTACCGGTCGACCAATTCACGAAATTAGCGAGCTAGCGGCAGAGCTGACAATTGACTCGTTCATCGGATATAACGGTGCATATGCGCTTTATCAAAAAGAAACGATTGTTGATGAACCAATCGATGCAGCAGTGATTGATAAATTCGTCGAGATAGCGAAGGAAAATAATCATGAATTCGTCATGTATACCAATGGGGGAAATTACTTTTCCAATTTAGATAGTCCAATCGTTAAATTATTCACTGAAGCATTCCAGATGGAACATAACGAAACATATACTCGAGCGGTAAATCATCAAATTTTAGGGGTGACGGTGATGAATGTCGAAGCGTCTCAGCCTTCTCTTTATGAATTTGATCCAGCTTTCCATCTTTCCCAGGTAAATGTCAAAGGTGTAGAGAATTCTTATGATATTATTCGCGACACTGTAAATAAAGGCGAAGCAATAACGAAATTGCTCCATCGTATAAATGTAGCAAAAGAGGAAGCAATTGCTTTTGGTGACGGGATGAACGATAAAGAGATGCTTCGTGCAGTTGGCGAAGGGTTTGCGATGGCAAATGCACATCCAGATCTATTCCAGTATGCCAAACATCGGACAACCTCTGTTACTGATTCCGGTATCTACAACGGACTGAAGGAATTAGGTTTAGTAAAGTAATTGCTAAGAAGCCATGGTCTATTCTGGAATAGAACATGGCTTCTATTAATGTATGAATCATTGCTATTTTATATAGAATGCGAACTAGGTACAAAGTTGATTTCCGCTACGGACATTCGCTTTCCACAGGCACGCTGTTTGGTCTGTTCCTCCGAAAGCAAAGACCGCTTCCGATGGATCAGCCATTGCTATTCCCCCAGGTGTCTCCTGTCCCTCGCTACAATCACTAGCCATGAAAGAGGTAATTGCGACTCTATCTATTAAAGGGATCGAAAATTAATTTAACTCGCACAATCCCAGCGGAGAAAATACACGTAGACTCCTGCGGGAGGAAGGGCATCGGTGAGACTTCGAAGTGCGAAAGCACAAGAAGGCTCACCAGCCCCCCCTAAGGTGCGCGAAGTGTATTTTCGGAGCGACTGACCCAAGAGCTTTTGATATTCTAAGTTAGTACGCACTTAACATCAACTTCATTTGGCTGATTAGAAATAATAAAAAGTACGCACTGCATAGGTGCAACTAATCAATTTACTTTTTACAACATAAATCCACCATAAACAATTGCTGCAAATATCACGAAAGCAGGATGTACTTTCCATTTTTCAATCAACCAATAACTTATCCCAGCTATCAAGATAGTTTGCCAAAAACCAATTCCAACATATGATTCCTTAAAGAATTGCCAAGCCATTACACCTAGTAATATCGCGATTACCGGTTGGACAAATAATGTTAAGCGCTGTACTTTTGCTGAATTTTTATACTTATACAATATACTTCCGAGTAAAAGCATGAGAATTAATGAAGGAGCAACCGATGCAAAGACACTAATAATAGATCCGAAGACACCACCGACTTCATAGCCGATGTAGCCCGCGAGTTTCGGTGCAATTGGACCTGGTAAGGAATTCGCAATCGCAAGTACTTCCCCAAACTCTTGCACAGTCATCC of Oceanobacillus zhaokaii contains these proteins:
- a CDS encoding HAD family hydrolase, which gives rise to MVYKALFLDIDGTILKPDHTYTESTKDAIRQVKDQGVEVFLATGRPIHEISELAAELTIDSFIGYNGAYALYQKETIVDEPIDAAVIDKFVEIAKENNHEFVMYTNGGNYFSNLDSPIVKLFTEAFQMEHNETYTRAVNHQILGVTVMNVEASQPSLYEFDPAFHLSQVNVKGVENSYDIIRDTVNKGEAITKLLHRINVAKEEAIAFGDGMNDKEMLRAVGEGFAMANAHPDLFQYAKHRTTSVTDSGIYNGLKELGLVK
- a CDS encoding chromate transporter produces the protein MIYWQLFLASFIPGILGYGGGPASIPLVENEVVKRYEWMTVQEFGEVLAIANSLPGPIAPKLAGYIGYEVGGVFGSIISVFASVAPSLILMLLLGSILYKYKNSAKVQRLTLFVQPVIAILLGVMAWQFFKESYVGIGFWQTILIAGISYWLIEKWKVHPAFVIFAAIVYGGFML